TATTTGATATGCATATAATTTTACATTGGGAAACTGTAAACATATTAAGTTCAAAGGCTTGGCATTAATTAGCCCTGTTCGAAGGAGGCGTGGCTAGAGTCCCTTTGATTCTTAACCACTAGGTCATGTGACCGTAgtacactgctacacacaaaCAGGGTATGAGCATGAGCAGAGGCCACAATGGGTCAGTGGCTCTTTATTTGCAGTTTATTTTTGCACCACAGTAAATAGATCCATCATTAGTGTTACCCTCACACAGCCAGAGTTAACAGTGTCTCTGACCTAGATTATTAAGAGGTGCACATGCAGTTCTAAAGAAGGGCTTGAGCAGAGCTTAGGAGGTGTGACTTCACAGCCTATCACTGCTTATAACCTAGCCCAGATGTAAACATCCCTGATGGGATCAGAGATTGAACACAGTTTATTTCATGGTTTCCTGTCACTGCATTGTGAAAACTTAATTAATGATCATAACAATCAACAGTAATACAGTGTGGGTGCAGAAGTACCATGGAATAAAATATGTAGAAAGCAGAAGTTTCTGTTTTTACAGTGCATttcaattatttagctgatgcttttatccaaagcaacttagagttgattatactaagcaggggccaatcccccctggagcaatgtggggttaagggcccaacagccatgCAAGTcgcattgtggctacactggggcttgaaccaccaaccttccaggtcccagcaAAGCACTTAACCACTGGGCTATAGCCTGCGCCTATATGTTTTGTTCACTGAGTTCTGTAGTACTCAACTGAATAAATCTTAAACTTGTATAAAATGATACGGTATAATTTATAATTCAACCAAAGTTAACGCATAGTAGTAAAGCCTCAGTTACCTAGTAATTACAGTGTCTTTATAAAAAGTGTTTTGTCTGACAATGACATTCATAATCAAAGACGTAGGATCAGAGGCTTGGATTGCTTCATTTTGTGCATGGACGTTCTTCATCTGCTTTTGTTCTGTAACTCTTGTTTTGAAAATTAACCAGCcattttattattctaaaaGGTACATACCAGGGACAGTGGATGGGAGGAATGCGGCACGGATACGGTGTGCGCCAGAGTGTGCCTTATGGGATGGCTACAATTATTCGCTCGCCGCTTCGAACATCCCTCGCCTCGCTTCGCAGTGAGCAAAGCAACGGCACCGCCCTGCATGACCTCACGGACACCCCGGTCGGGAGCAGGGGGGGGTTCGTCCTGAACTTTCACAGTGATGGCGAAGTCGTGCCGAAGAAAAAGGGCCTGTTCAAGAGGGGCACCCTGTTCGGCAGCCTCAGGCAGCTGAAGAAGTCGGAGTCCAAAACGTCGATATCCAGCAAACGCAGCTCCGCGCGGAGCGACGCCGCCATGAGCCGCATCAGCTCCAGCGACGCCAACTCCACCATCAGCTACGGCGACGGAGAGCTCCCGGACGAGTACATGCCCATGGAAGACCACGTGGACGCCACCACCACCGAGTCCTACATGGGTGAGTGGAAGAACGACAAGCGGAACGGCTTCGGCGTCAGCGAGCGCTCCAACGGCATGAAGTACGAGGGCGAGTGGACCAACAACAAGAGGCACGGCTACGGGTGCACCATTTTCCCCGACGGCACCAGGGAGGAAGGGAAGTACAAAAACAACGTGCTGGTGCGCGGAATACGGAAGCAGCTTATCCCCCTTAAGAACCCCAAAACGAAAGAGAAAGTGGACCGCGCGGTGGAGGGGGCCCAGAGAGCGTCGGCTATCTCCAAAACCAAGGTGGAAATAGCAGTGTCCAGGTAAGCACAGCGCGCCTCCTGCCCGTGTTCAGCCCTGCCACTGTCACTGGGGCCAATGCTGTAGCATTATCTGCACCCGCAGAATCATGTTTGCGTGTCAAAGGTGCATATGTTTAATCAATCTCTAAAGCAGAGTTACGGTTTCTCAGCAGGTCAAACTGGACTGGAGTCTGGAATggttctgtctgtgtatgtctagCCTGAAACATCcacggttttattttttttaaataattgaaaatccCTTAAAACGAGGAAAAACAGAGACACATGGTTATACTAAATTTCTGCAAGATGAAAATATGGCATGGAAAAACTGAAGTTGTCTGAATTTCAGAAGGCTTACGCTAACGTTTGATGTCTTGTTAAAAGAAGAAGCGAGCCTGAGGTGTTCAGGGCTGTATTAAAATATGAGTTGGCTCTCAATGATTTATCATGTGGAACAGCCTGACACGTGTTATTCATGCTTCATTAGAATAGAGATTGTATGAGCCGcttccacatacagtatgctaatctATGATCCACAATACAATTGGGGCCATTGTTATGCAAATGAAGGGCAGATGGTGTGAAATATGGAAATCAGTATGGAATCGGCCCTACATTGTCTCTTCTTGACAAATTTAAGTTAATAGTATGTCTAAGTTTTCTATTGTAtgtctgtacagtatatgcagatATAGTATCAAAGgtgtatttgaatccaactgAATCCCAGTTGCATTGGTTATGTCCATTAAAAAGCCTTTGGATTGGCTCAGAGTTTTGTATATATGTTCAATTGTACCCTTATAAAATATCCCGTGGAATCAgtattatacattttcaaactgACTCTGAAAGAAGCAAGTTAAACAGTCAATATCTTGATTCAAATTTTGGGTGGAAATTTTTCTCAGTGTATGATGGACCTTTTCTCAGTCAAGGGGACATAAAAGACACTATATAACCTCACACTATAGAAATAGATATGTCGGCATTGCGTTTACCTACTGCCTCTTGGTTATGTGACCTATTTTGGCATCCTGAAACAGATTGGAAGAAACCCTCCGTTGAAGTGTTTGTATGGTGACGGCAGTATCACTTGCAGTCTCTCATGTGAAAAAGTCAAAGAATCAAAGGCTACATAAAGCATTGTTTCCATGTTTTAGTACTCCGTTAGTTTATGCCCACTGTCTTTGAGAATCAGATACCTTTATTTTCTGATTCAAACAGAGTTCATGGTCATGACTCAGAATGAACAGCCTCCGTGGCACTTTGCTTGCATCTGCTGATTTACTGGTCATttattactcaccctaatggtGCATGCTCTCTTTGCTTTTATCATGTCtaaggtttgttttatttttaaaagttggTTCACATCCTGTTCATTCACCATTACATTCAAATATCCATTTTATCTACAGCCTTATAAATCACCTTGATTCATTGGCCTAGCATTGACCAGTTTAACCTGGAGGCTATGACTCTGTGTGCCTCATAACAGTTGACACCCTTATCGAAACATAGCTTTCCTGCAGTTTGTTCCCGTTTATTCATGAGCCATGAAGTGAACCTGTGAAGCATTTCACGACCGTGAGTTGTGCTCATCTCAGGTGTCCAGGGAGCACTGGAGAGGTCACGTATCCTGTGCTCTCCTGCCAAACCCTGCTCTTACACGACATGCTGTCTTTAGTGGGCTAGGCGTGACCTTTTAAACTGAAGGCACACTTGTATTACATAGGATATTGAACATAGTGTACAAGCAACATGAAGACCCATTTTTGATGAAGTGTAAATGTATCTCTTTCTAGAaaacatacaccaatcagccgcaacattaaaaccacctgcttaaacccaTTTGTTCATGATTTTAAAATGCTGTATTAAATTTtctatgatatgtgtacttatataagcagataatcataagtgaattgcattcaaaagtttaatttttaaataaaaatgga
The sequence above is a segment of the Conger conger chromosome 4, fConCon1.1, whole genome shotgun sequence genome. Coding sequences within it:
- the jph1a gene encoding junctophilin-1a isoform X2, translating into MTGGRFDFDDGGTYCGGWEDGKAHGHGICTGPKGQGEYSGSWSHGFEVVGVYTWPSGNTYQGYWSQGKRHGLGVETKGQWTYRGEWSHGFKGRYGIRQSHNTPARYEGTWNNGLQDGYGVETYGDGGTYQGQWMGGMRHGYGVRQSVPYGMATIIRSPLRTSLASLRSEQSNGTALHDLTDTPVGSRGGFVLNFHSDGEVVPKKKGLFKRGTLFGSLRQLKKSESKTSISSKRSSARSDAAMSRISSSDANSTISYGDGELPDEYMPMEDHVDATTTESYMGEWKNDKRNGFGVSERSNGMKYEGEWTNNKRHGYGCTIFPDGTREEGKYKNNVLVRGIRKQLIPLKNPKTKEKVDRAVEGAQRASAISKTKVEIAVSRSRPGGEPRLRRDVRMTSVTL